From the genome of Blautia pseudococcoides, one region includes:
- a CDS encoding 2-oxoacid:acceptor oxidoreductase family protein, giving the protein MDEKINLPIVNEEGCFEIRLESIGGLGANLCGKLLGELGASYLGLNASSFSSYGSEKRGSPVKAFIRWCEPDREIRISSPVEKPHILGLFHEALAGKLPVTAGVWEETKIVINSPDSPNDLRERLKLYGGSIYAVDALKIAMESKSRVNMVMLGAVVKAVGFIPLERAYDLVRDTVGKKYPALLERNLEGVKRGYEAAREVYFAPDGQYEKVPYKEAENQWGYKNAPYGGVNTRYGSTVSNDLSASREGYIPLFIQDRCINCGLCDSTCPDMVFRFEKGEYKGKEAMVNKGLDYHHCKGCLRCVDVCPVNALVQGVEREHPDKKWFVRNKDLIVDHLEFEDAGANSWITSDSYLEERRIDGGLV; this is encoded by the coding sequence ATGGATGAGAAAATAAATCTGCCCATTGTGAATGAGGAAGGATGTTTTGAGATTCGTCTGGAGAGTATAGGCGGTCTGGGAGCAAACCTGTGCGGGAAGTTATTGGGAGAGCTGGGAGCATCCTATCTGGGGCTTAATGCGTCCAGTTTTTCCAGCTATGGTTCTGAGAAAAGAGGCTCACCGGTAAAAGCGTTTATCCGCTGGTGTGAGCCCGACAGGGAAATCCGCATCAGCAGTCCGGTGGAAAAGCCTCACATCCTGGGGCTTTTCCATGAGGCGCTGGCAGGCAAGCTGCCGGTTACCGCTGGTGTGTGGGAGGAGACCAAGATTGTGATCAACTCCCCTGATTCCCCCAATGACCTGAGAGAGAGGCTGAAGCTTTATGGGGGAAGCATCTATGCAGTGGACGCCCTGAAGATTGCCATGGAGAGCAAAAGCCGTGTGAATATGGTCATGCTGGGAGCGGTTGTAAAAGCTGTGGGGTTCATACCTCTTGAGCGGGCATACGACCTGGTAAGGGATACCGTAGGAAAGAAATATCCCGCGCTTTTGGAACGGAATCTGGAGGGCGTGAAACGGGGATATGAGGCAGCCCGGGAAGTATATTTTGCACCTGACGGCCAATATGAAAAGGTCCCCTACAAGGAAGCTGAAAATCAGTGGGGATATAAAAATGCTCCTTACGGCGGTGTCAATACCCGTTATGGAAGTACGGTATCCAACGACCTTTCCGCATCAAGAGAAGGCTATATCCCTCTGTTTATCCAGGACAGATGTATCAACTGCGGCCTGTGTGATTCCACATGCCCCGATATGGTCTTCCGGTTTGAAAAGGGTGAGTATAAGGGAAAAGAGGCAATGGTAAATAAGGGACTTGACTATCACCACTGCAAGGGATGCCTGCGGTGTGTGGATGTCTGCCCGGTGAATGCGCTTGTACAGGGCGTTGAGAGAGAGCATCCTGACAAAAAATGGTTTGTGAGAAATAAGGATTTGATCGTGGATCATCTGGAATTTGAAGATGCAGGGGCAAATTCCTGGATCACAAGTGATTCTTATCTGGAAGAGCGGAGAATAGACGGAGGGCTGGTTTGA
- a CDS encoding thiamine pyrophosphate-dependent enzyme codes for MEKQKVLFESGNELAAYAAKQINYHVMGYYPITPSTQIAEFLDLMKAEGEHDISLIAAEGEHSAAGICYGASAAGARVFNATSANGLLYALEQLPVQSGTRFPMVLNVACRTVSGPLSIKGDHSDIMYTLNTGWIILFADSPQAVYDMNLCAIRIAETVRLPVIVAFDGFFTSHQKKKCYVFEDEKTVADFIGTYHAEYSVLDLEHPVSIGSYMNEPDTLNNKYQLHLAMEQARTVIPQVMREYEGLSGRKYPLAEGYKNEDAEVILFLLGSSYHTAKTAADRMREEGIKAGVVTLHALRPFPAEELYELCKSAVTILAADRQDSYGAGGGNMTLELKAALKDRNSRARVLSRIYGLGGRDFYVQDALELFRQCLDGKASAFDYLGVYPGDESLQVQQYFDPISKEDASPGYISAKVDENGQVKVTGGRVNESTAMPKRLAPGHGACPGCGIPVNVNLLLRGIEGNVVLLFQTGCGMVVTTSYPKTAFRVPYIHNLFQNGAATLAGVVEAFQQRRRRGELPDEAITFVMVSGDGGMDIGMGSALGTALRNDHLIIFEYDNGGYMNTGYQLSYSTPKGAKSSTSHIGKEQYGKTFFHKDMPMIMAAANLPYAATAAESSPADFIKKAAKAKEYAARFGTAYIKTLSACPLNWGDKPNTERRVIEAAVNSCYFPLYEIENGITTLNYDPEKSKKRIPVTDWLKLMGRTRHLAEASYSRVAEEIQAEVDRRWERLKARAEHPLL; via the coding sequence ATGGAAAAGCAGAAAGTATTATTTGAGAGCGGAAATGAACTGGCTGCCTATGCGGCGAAACAGATCAATTATCATGTGATGGGGTATTATCCCATTACCCCGTCCACACAGATCGCGGAGTTCCTGGACCTGATGAAGGCGGAGGGGGAGCATGATATTTCCCTGATCGCAGCGGAGGGGGAGCACAGTGCGGCAGGTATCTGCTATGGCGCGTCAGCTGCTGGGGCAAGGGTTTTCAATGCCACAAGCGCCAATGGTCTTTTGTATGCGCTGGAACAGCTTCCGGTCCAGTCAGGGACCCGGTTTCCTATGGTGCTGAACGTAGCCTGCAGGACTGTGTCCGGCCCATTGTCCATCAAAGGGGACCACAGTGATATTATGTACACGCTGAATACGGGATGGATCATCCTTTTTGCGGATTCACCACAGGCTGTCTATGACATGAATCTGTGTGCCATCAGGATAGCGGAGACAGTCAGGCTGCCGGTGATCGTGGCATTTGACGGCTTTTTTACCAGCCACCAGAAGAAGAAATGCTATGTGTTTGAGGATGAAAAAACAGTGGCGGATTTTATTGGGACCTATCATGCCGAATATTCCGTTCTGGATTTGGAACATCCGGTTTCTATTGGCTCCTATATGAACGAACCGGATACCCTGAACAATAAATACCAGCTTCATCTGGCTATGGAACAGGCACGCACTGTGATTCCCCAGGTGATGAGGGAATATGAAGGACTGTCAGGAAGAAAATATCCGCTGGCAGAGGGGTATAAAAATGAGGATGCGGAAGTGATTTTATTTCTGCTGGGTTCTTCCTACCACACAGCCAAGACCGCGGCCGACCGGATGCGGGAGGAGGGTATCAAGGCAGGTGTAGTGACCCTGCACGCTCTGCGGCCGTTCCCGGCAGAGGAACTGTACGAGCTGTGCAAAAGTGCAGTGACCATACTGGCAGCGGACAGACAGGACAGCTACGGTGCCGGAGGGGGAAATATGACACTGGAGCTGAAGGCAGCCCTGAAGGACCGCAACAGCAGGGCAAGGGTCCTGAGCCGTATTTACGGATTGGGCGGAAGGGACTTTTATGTGCAGGATGCATTGGAACTTTTCCGGCAGTGTCTGGACGGCAAGGCATCTGCATTTGATTATCTGGGGGTATATCCCGGAGATGAAAGTCTGCAGGTGCAGCAGTATTTTGACCCGATCAGCAAAGAGGATGCCAGTCCGGGCTATATATCCGCAAAGGTAGATGAAAATGGTCAGGTGAAGGTGACGGGGGGAAGAGTAAACGAGAGCACAGCCATGCCCAAGCGTCTGGCTCCCGGACACGGCGCCTGCCCGGGCTGCGGAATCCCGGTAAATGTGAACCTGCTGTTAAGGGGGATTGAGGGGAATGTGGTCCTTCTGTTTCAGACTGGCTGCGGCATGGTGGTCACCACCTCATACCCAAAGACTGCTTTTCGGGTTCCTTATATCCATAATCTGTTCCAGAACGGCGCCGCAACGCTTGCAGGTGTTGTGGAGGCCTTTCAGCAGCGGCGCAGGCGGGGGGAACTGCCTGACGAAGCCATCACTTTTGTCATGGTCAGCGGTGACGGCGGTATGGATATTGGTATGGGTTCCGCGCTGGGGACCGCTCTTAGAAATGACCATCTGATCATATTTGAGTATGACAACGGGGGCTATATGAATACCGGGTACCAGTTATCCTATTCCACACCCAAAGGCGCCAAAAGCTCCACCTCCCATATCGGAAAAGAACAGTATGGAAAAACATTTTTCCACAAGGATATGCCTATGATCATGGCTGCCGCAAACCTGCCGTATGCGGCAACGGCAGCAGAGTCCAGCCCGGCGGATTTTATAAAAAAAGCGGCAAAGGCCAAAGAGTATGCAGCACGTTTCGGAACCGCATATATCAAGACACTTTCCGCCTGCCCCTTAAACTGGGGAGATAAACCCAATACGGAGAGGAGAGTCATAGAAGCAGCCGTGAACTCCTGCTATTTTCCGCTCTATGAGATAGAAAACGGAATTACCACATTGAACTATGATCCGGAAAAAAGTAAGAAAAGGATTCCGGTTACAGACTGGCTTAAACTTATGGGAAGAACGCGCCATCTGGCGGAAGCGTCCTACAGCCGTGTGGCAGAGGAGATCCAGGCAGAGGTGGACCGGCGCTGGGAACGCCTGAAAGCCAGAGCGGAACATCCCCTTCTTTAG
- a CDS encoding calcium/sodium antiporter yields MMYLWLLLGFVSLVKGADLFVDGCSSIAKTLRVPSIIIGLTIVAFGTSAPEASVSIMASLSGNNDIAISNVIGSNLFNSLAVIGVCGVVLPMKIQGGLLKKEMPFSILVTGLLLLFCMFSVGGAEGVRQIGRLEGLILLLLFAGFLYVQIKSALKTRTVRPEEENIGKKLTPVRSIVYAVLGIAMIIIGGELVVDSASEIAAAFGMSQTLIGLTIVAIGTSLPELVTSVVASTKGENDLAMGNVIGSNIFNILLIIGASAAISPMAIRMESIYDGAVLLIMSIILFVLAKKGEKISRGEAIALLVLYGGYTAYIIMR; encoded by the coding sequence ATGATGTATCTATGGCTGCTGCTGGGCTTTGTCTCCCTGGTGAAGGGAGCTGATCTGTTTGTGGACGGTTGTTCTTCCATTGCGAAGACACTGCGGGTTCCGTCCATTATCATCGGTCTGACGATCGTGGCGTTCGGGACCAGTGCACCGGAGGCTTCCGTCAGTATCATGGCCTCCCTGTCAGGTAATAATGATATTGCCATCAGTAATGTCATTGGCTCCAATTTGTTTAACAGTCTGGCTGTTATCGGCGTGTGCGGTGTCGTCCTTCCTATGAAAATACAGGGCGGGCTGCTGAAAAAAGAAATGCCCTTCTCTATCCTTGTCACAGGACTTTTGCTTTTGTTCTGTATGTTTTCCGTCGGAGGGGCAGAGGGAGTTCGGCAGATTGGACGTCTGGAGGGGCTGATACTGCTTCTGCTGTTTGCCGGATTTTTGTATGTGCAGATAAAGTCAGCGCTGAAGACACGTACCGTTAGGCCTGAGGAGGAAAATATCGGCAAAAAGCTGACCCCTGTCAGGAGCATTGTATATGCTGTTCTGGGTATTGCCATGATTATTATAGGCGGGGAATTAGTCGTTGACAGCGCCAGTGAAATTGCTGCCGCTTTTGGCATGAGCCAGACACTGATCGGACTGACCATTGTGGCGATCGGCACCTCCCTGCCGGAGCTTGTAACCTCTGTGGTGGCATCCACAAAAGGCGAGAATGATTTGGCTATGGGTAATGTTATTGGGTCCAATATATTCAATATTCTGCTGATCATCGGTGCGTCAGCAGCAATATCCCCTATGGCTATCCGTATGGAGTCCATCTATGACGGAGCTGTGCTGCTGATCATGAGTATCATACTTTTCGTCCTGGCGAAAAAGGGAGAAAAAATCAGCAGAGGAGAAGCCATTGCGCTTCTGGTGCTCTATGGAGGATATACGGCTTATATCATTATGCGGTGA